One Microplitis demolitor isolate Queensland-Clemson2020A chromosome 2, iyMicDemo2.1a, whole genome shotgun sequence DNA segment encodes these proteins:
- the LOC103578545 gene encoding histone H1C: protein MTETSVSPAPVEVKAPAKADSPKKAAAKKPTTKATHPSAAEMVTAAIKTLGERGGSSLQAIKKYIAATYKVDVEKQAPFIKKFLKAAVVKGTLIQTKGKGASGSFKLPAEKAASKPKATVKKPAAAKKPAAKKATGEAKAVKKPASPKKAPAKKSEPKKPAAKSPAKPKATASPKAKKAAKGPTAKPKSPKPKKVAAPKTTKASPKKTATAKK from the coding sequence ATGACTGAGACATCTGTATCTCCAGCTCCAGTTGAAGTGAAGGCTCCGGCTAAGGCCGATTCGCCTAAAAAAGCTGCTGCCAAGAAACCAACAACGAAAGCAACTCATCCAAGTGCTGCAGAAATGGTGACTGCTGCTATTAAAACTCTTGGTGAACGTGGTGGATCATCTCTACAGGCCATCAAGAAGTATATCGCAGCAACCTACAAAGTTGATGTTGAAAAGCAAGCACCGTTCATCAAGAAATTTCTTAAGGCTGCTGTTGTCAAGGGAACTTTGATTCAAACTAAAGGAAAAGGTGCATCTGGATCATTTAAACTTCCAGCTGAAAAAGCTGCATCAAAACCCAAAGCTACCGTGAAGAAACCTGCAGCTGCAAAAAAACCAGCAGCCAAAAAAGCAACTGGTGAAGCCAAAGCTGTCAAGAAGCCTGCATCACCTAAAAAAGCTCCAGCTAAAAAATCCGAACCTAAAAAACCAGCTGCTAAATCACCAGCTAAACCTAAAGCTACTGCTTCTCCAAAAGCCAAGAAAGCTGCTAAAGGTCCAACGGCTAAACCCAAGTCACCTAAGCCTAAGAAAGTCGCTGCACCAAAAACAACAAAAGCTTCACCTAAAAAAACTGCAacagctaaaaaataa